From the genome of Bacillus sp. V2I10:
ATAATAAATACTGCAATATTTGAATGTGATATGAATGAAAGCACGACTAAAGATGTTACGTTTACAAGTAACCCTCTTTTTAATGTGAAAATTACGCCTTTTTTATCTGCCCTTAAGCCACCTAGTTTAGAACCAAATAAGCTTGCAACTCCAAGAACAAGAAAAGTAATGCTTAAAAGATGATCACTCATACCTACAGTATTTACAAGGAATGGAGATAAATAAGTAAAAATAATCGCGTACCCTGTCATTAAAAAGAAGGTGATTGATAATGCTAAAGCAATTTTTGGTTTTTTGAACATAGCAATTTGTCTCGTTAAAGGGATTGAAGCATCACCATTCATTTTTGGTATTGTATTTATAACAATAAAAATGACAAATAAAACTAATAATGCGATACCGATAAATACAAATTTCCAGCCATACGTAGATGTAATAAAACGTCCAATAGGAACGCCAATGATTAATGATGCGGTAAATCCCATGACAACTGTTGCAATTGAACTTGCCTTTTTATTAGCAGGGGCAATCTTTGCTGCGATACTTAAAACTGTAACGACTGCTACACCTGTACTTAAAGCCATAATAATGCGAGCAATCATAAATAATCCATACCCTGGTACAATCACTGAAAGTAAATTTCCTACAATAAAAACAAATAACGTATAGATCAGTAATTTACGTCTTTCCATTTTAGACGTTAATACCATTAATATAGGTGTACCGATTGCATAGGCTAATGAAAAGGCTGTAATTAATTGACCAGCCGCTCCAATTGACACTCCTAGAGCATCTGCCATTTTATCCAAAATACCTGAGATGATGTATTGTGAAGTACCAACTAAAAAACTTATCAATGCTAAAATATAAATCTTTGCTGTATTTGACATGTGAAATTTTCTCCTCAATATCACTATTAATTTCTATATTTCTATAAAAACTGAAATAATATACAAAATGAAAGAATCTATATAAGCTTCATTCTATTCTAGTGCTTTAAATTAATGTACTATGATGCTTCTTACTATCGTATTCTTCCAATTCTTTACCATTTTTTAAACGATGAATAAAATCAGGATTAGAAATTAATGGACGTCCGAAAGCAGCGACATCAATTATTCCTTCTTCAATCGCCTGATTCGCCATTTCTGGATTTAATGTACCTACCCCAATAATGACACCGTCCCAGTATTTTCGGACTAATTGATGCATCGTTTTTCCATTTGCAAGCACTCGATCAAATTGCATAATAGATGGGTGAACCATTGTTGCACCCGCTTCCTTAAATGCCTCAACAAATGTACGAATAGCCATTTCTGGATCTTCCCACATGTAATTTGGTATATCTGTTTTATGAGCAGAGAATCGGATCATTGTTCGTTCTGTACCGATTGCGTCGATAACTGCTTTAATTACTTCCTTCATGAACGTTAATCTTTGAGCAAGGTCACCACCATATTCGTCTGTACGATGATTTGTTATATCTGAATTAAATTGGTCAATTAAGTATCCGTGGGCACCGTTAATTTCCACACCATCAAAACCTGCTGCTATTGCATTTTTCGCAGCTTGCGCAAATTGATTGATTACTTCATTAATATCTTCAATTGTCATTTCTTCAGGAACATCATATGGCTTACGGAAACGAGAGACAAGGCCTTCAGCGGGAATAGCTGATGGTGCTTGAGGAGGCAGATTTCCAGCAAGATCGTTATGAGATAAACGACCAACATGCCATATTTGAGCGATCATTGTTCCTCCCTCTTTATGCACAGCATCAGTCACTTTTTTCCATCCCTTTATTTGTTCATCTGAATAAATGCCTGGAATTCCAGGATAGCCTTTTCCACGAGGACTAATGATCGTTCCTTCTGAAATGATTAAACCAACTCCATCGGCAGCACGTTTTCGGTAATATTCAACAATATCCTCTCCTACTACCCCCGTTTGATCGTCTGCAAAGGTTCTTGTTAATGGTGCCATTGCGATACGAGAGCGTAAATTCCAAGCTCCGATTTTTATCGGTTCGAACAATTTACTTTCTAAACCATTTTTTAAATTTCCCCAAGAATTTGTTTCTTTGCTAATTTGACCCATACATTTTCCTCCGTTCATTTCGGTTATTCGTTATTTCTATAAATACTGAAATTTAAATTAAAATTATTCCGCTTTGAAATTTAAAACAAAGCGGGAGCGTATTGTGCAA
Proteins encoded in this window:
- a CDS encoding MFS transporter translates to MSNTAKIYILALISFLVGTSQYIISGILDKMADALGVSIGAAGQLITAFSLAYAIGTPILMVLTSKMERRKLLIYTLFVFIVGNLLSVIVPGYGLFMIARIIMALSTGVAVVTVLSIAAKIAPANKKASSIATVVMGFTASLIIGVPIGRFITSTYGWKFVFIGIALLVLFVIFIVINTIPKMNGDASIPLTRQIAMFKKPKIALALSITFFLMTGYAIIFTYLSPFLVNTVGMSDHLLSITFLVLGVASLFGSKLGGLRADKKGVIFTLKRGLLVNVTSLVVLSFISHSNIAVFIILTVWSFAAWSSGATQQYNLATISPESSDVLLGLNQSMMQLGFAFGAGLGGVIVGQISLTSITWFSALSVVFASITTLGLSRFLNNKKVVNQDFAAQKRA
- a CDS encoding alkene reductase, with amino-acid sequence MGQISKETNSWGNLKNGLESKLFEPIKIGAWNLRSRIAMAPLTRTFADDQTGVVGEDIVEYYRKRAADGVGLIISEGTIISPRGKGYPGIPGIYSDEQIKGWKKVTDAVHKEGGTMIAQIWHVGRLSHNDLAGNLPPQAPSAIPAEGLVSRFRKPYDVPEEMTIEDINEVINQFAQAAKNAIAAGFDGVEINGAHGYLIDQFNSDITNHRTDEYGGDLAQRLTFMKEVIKAVIDAIGTERTMIRFSAHKTDIPNYMWEDPEMAIRTFVEAFKEAGATMVHPSIMQFDRVLANGKTMHQLVRKYWDGVIIGVGTLNPEMANQAIEEGIIDVAAFGRPLISNPDFIHRLKNGKELEEYDSKKHHSTLI